From SAR202 cluster bacterium:
CATGCTTCGCGTCATCCTCCTCCAGCTCGTCCGTTAGCTGCTCCTGGTGCGCCGGCGTCTGAGTCCTATGGGCCATCCACCCTATCGCCGTCGTTGTCACCGGGCCTCCAAGAAGTATAAAAAACAGGGCCAAGGTCGACAGAAGGCTTATGGCAGGCTGGCGAGTCGAGAAATAGGCGGTCACACCCAGCAATATCATAGTTATGCCCGCCGTCGAAGAGAGGCCCGCCCCGTGAAGTCGCGTGTAAACGTCGGGAAACCGCAGCAGCCCTAAGGCGCCCAAGAACACCCAGGCCGACCCCGCGGCTATCAACACTGCCCCTATTTTGTCCGCGATATCCACTAAAAGGGCCTCCCTTTCACCATATACTTGGCCACCGCGATGCCGGAAATAAGCCCTAACGCCGTCACCACCGGCACCGTGACGAAAAATTCTAGGGAAGATCGCACTGAAAGCGTCGCGGCCAGCGCCACCACCACCATCGTCGCCGTCTCCGACGCCAGCAGCCTGTCCGCCAGCGACGGCCCCTTTAATAGACGTATCAGGCACACTGCCAGCGACGCCCCCAGAAATCCCAGCGCTGCGTCTAGAGCAATCTCCACCATCGCAGCCCTCCTTCAAAATGCTTTCGCAAATGCTGGTCCAATTGGCGATGCGCCTCTTCCGAGTTTGCCGCGTCCAGCACGTGAACGTACAGCCAGCGGCGGTCCGGCGAGAAGTCCAACACAATAGTGCCCGGCGTTAGGGTTATCGAGTTGGCCAAAACAGACTGCTCCAGCTCTCCCATCTCCCCTGTGTACAGCCTGACAATGGCCGATCTCATTGGCCGTCGCCACGACACTGTAAGCAGGGCTACCTGAAGGTTGGACACCACCACCGCCCAGGTGTACCCAACCATCGCCGCCCCTATCTCTATCGGACTCTTCCAGCTTATGCCGCCGGCCGAGAACACTCGTTGCAGAACCGTCCGCTTTAGCCCAATGTACACCACCACACCCATAGCCAGTCCCGCCAGCGCCGACACCCACTCCAGGGTCAGCCCTAGGAACACCCAAAGGCATACAATAAGGCCAATAAATACTATTGCTCTGACCGTCAATCCGTCACCGCCAGGTCTACGGCCTCTATATATTCTCTAGGGTCAACTATAGACGCCGCTCCCTCGTTCGTTATGTCATGTAACCACGACGCCCCAAATATCAGCGCCGCTCCCATTAGCACCGCTAGCACTATAGGCCCCAGTAGTATGAGGTTCGACTTGGGCAAGGCTTCGATTTGCTCCCGCGGCTCTCCCCAGTACACCTGCCCCCACATCTTTATCATCACATAAAGCGTCACCAGGCTGGTCCCCACCGCAGCCGCCGCGACGGCGTACTGCTCGGCCTCAAATCCGGCCTGCAGCAGAAAGAACTTCCCCCAGAACCCGGACAGCGGCGGCACCCCCGCCAGCGACAGCGCCGGCAGCAGGAACAGCGCCGACGCCAGCGGGTACAGCCTCGCTAACCCGCCCAGCTTTTTCATCTCCTCCGTGCCCCTCATCTTCTCCACCCATCCCGCCGTCAAAAACAGCGCCAGCTTTATCGGCATGTACTGCGCCATAAAAAATATCGCCGCAGACATCCCGCCGGCGCTGTACAACCCCAGCCCCATAACCATGAACCCCACCTGGCTCACTATATCCCAGGTCAGCACCTTCCGTATCTCCTTTTGCGCCACCGCTCCCAACCCCCCCACAACCATGCTCACCCCCGCCAGCGACAACAGCAGCGGCTGGAAAAAGTCCACGTCATGGTCAAGAATTAGCCCGAACACCCGGATCATGGCATAGACGCCCACCTTGGTCAGCACCGCCCCAAAGAACGCCGCCACGCTCCATGGAATATAGCTGTATGCCCCAGGCAGCCAGAAATGCAACGGCACTATCGCCGCCTTGATTCCAAAAGCCACAATCAGCAGCACCCCCACCGTCGTTACCATGGCGGAGTCCCCCGCCGTCTCCGCCCTAATCGCCAGATGCGCCATGTTCAGCGTTCCCAGCTGGCCATATAGCAGGCCCACGCCCACCAGCAAGAACACCGACGATATGACATTGATTACTACATATTTGAAGGCCGCCTCCATCTGCAGCCGCCTGGCGCCAATAGCCATCAGCGCGTAGGACGAAAGCAGCGTCACCTCAAAGAACACAAAGAGGTTAAATAGGTCCCCCGTGATAAATGCACCGTTGACCCCCGCCAGCAACAAAAGCATGAATGGATAGATGTACCTCTCCTGCCACCGTTCATGCGCCGCCATGGTGAACAGGAAGCTGACCGCCGCCATCAGCCCCGTGACCCCTACCATCAATGTGCTAAGCACGTCCGACACCAGCACGATGCCGAAAGGCCCCGGCCAGTCCCCTAGCGTTGTTACAAAGATCCCTTCCTGCCGCACTTCATAAAGCGAATAAAACCCCAGTCCCGATGCCGCCAGCGATGCCATGACGCTTACCGCCCGCGCTAGGCCTACCCTCCCCCACGTGGCAATGAGCAGCACCCCCCCTGCTAGCGGCACAATTAGTGGGGCGGCGGCCAGGAAATCCTTCATCCTCTTATTTCTCGCATGTCATCCAGATCGTCGCTCCCGATTTCCTTGTGGGCCTGTACCGTCAGCGTCA
This genomic window contains:
- a CDS encoding Na+/H+ antiporter subunit D, with amino-acid sequence MKDFLAAAPLIVPLAGGVLLIATWGRVGLARAVSVMASLAASGLGFYSLYEVRQEGIFVTTLGDWPGPFGIVLVSDVLSTLMVGVTGLMAAVSFLFTMAAHERWQERYIYPFMLLLLAGVNGAFITGDLFNLFVFFEVTLLSSYALMAIGARRLQMEAAFKYVVINVISSVFLLVGVGLLYGQLGTLNMAHLAIRAETAGDSAMVTTVGVLLIVAFGIKAAIVPLHFWLPGAYSYIPWSVAAFFGAVLTKVGVYAMIRVFGLILDHDVDFFQPLLLSLAGVSMVVGGLGAVAQKEIRKVLTWDIVSQVGFMVMGLGLYSAGGMSAAIFFMAQYMPIKLALFLTAGWVEKMRGTEEMKKLGGLARLYPLASALFLLPALSLAGVPPLSGFWGKFFLLQAGFEAEQYAVAAAAVGTSLVTLYVMIKMWGQVYWGEPREQIEALPKSNLILLGPIVLAVLMGAALIFGASWLHDITNEGAASIVDPREYIEAVDLAVTD